The following coding sequences are from one Paenibacillus sp. JDR-2 window:
- a CDS encoding extracellular solute-binding protein yields MKSKRWNKAGMSVAALTLGMSLIAGCGGNNTDNSSSASPAVNGNNQEASGSTTPAKEPVKVKFMNMWAKDSTENVAVTVREQLAKFQADNPDIIVEEESIGDQNAYYTKLKTLAASNDLPDIFISKGSELAMFAQNETAAPLDEVLSADTAWKDGFLPTAFNDLTSGGHTYGVPFSMLATSVIYYNKQIFADAGIVSFPKTWAELQDAVDKLKAKGITPIALGNKEQWVAESCILSALGDRFTGTDWFNGIINKSGSKFTDPDFVKGLTALQDLAKQGAFNADLNSINNDQQKTLYFNGKAAMFMEGSWAIGAVASAPKEVADNTDVAVLPSVEGGKGNALATSGGAGSGYAVGIKGFADKKDAIAKVIKAISGEEFAKGLAEKGEPVAFKVADYDKSKVSPLAVKYAELSSQLQFTPIYDSYLSPALVSVLNADLQALLINAVTPEELAKKVQAEYEKAS; encoded by the coding sequence ATGAAATCTAAACGTTGGAACAAAGCGGGGATGTCAGTAGCGGCACTAACTTTGGGAATGTCCTTAATCGCTGGCTGCGGGGGAAACAACACAGACAATAGCTCCTCGGCTTCGCCGGCAGTAAACGGAAACAATCAAGAAGCCTCGGGTTCAACAACCCCGGCCAAGGAGCCGGTCAAAGTCAAATTCATGAACATGTGGGCAAAGGACAGCACCGAGAACGTAGCCGTTACGGTACGTGAGCAGTTGGCCAAGTTTCAGGCGGATAACCCGGATATTATCGTCGAAGAAGAATCGATTGGAGACCAGAACGCCTACTATACGAAACTGAAAACATTGGCGGCTTCCAACGACCTCCCGGATATCTTTATCAGCAAAGGCTCGGAGCTTGCGATGTTCGCGCAAAACGAAACGGCCGCTCCGCTGGATGAGGTGCTGAGTGCCGATACGGCGTGGAAGGATGGCTTCCTGCCAACTGCTTTTAATGATTTGACAAGCGGCGGTCATACTTACGGCGTACCGTTCTCGATGCTGGCGACTTCCGTTATCTATTACAACAAACAAATTTTCGCCGATGCGGGCATTGTTTCGTTCCCTAAGACTTGGGCCGAATTGCAGGACGCGGTTGATAAACTTAAAGCGAAGGGCATAACCCCGATTGCGCTTGGCAACAAGGAGCAGTGGGTTGCGGAATCCTGTATTCTCAGTGCGCTGGGCGACCGGTTCACGGGTACGGACTGGTTCAACGGCATTATTAATAAATCCGGTTCCAAATTTACGGATCCTGATTTTGTGAAAGGACTTACAGCTCTTCAAGATCTGGCGAAGCAGGGCGCGTTTAACGCCGATTTGAACAGCATCAACAACGATCAGCAGAAAACGCTGTATTTCAATGGTAAAGCAGCCATGTTCATGGAGGGCAGCTGGGCTATTGGCGCGGTCGCTTCCGCACCAAAAGAAGTGGCGGACAATACGGATGTAGCGGTACTTCCGTCCGTGGAAGGCGGCAAAGGAAACGCGCTGGCAACATCTGGCGGAGCAGGCTCGGGTTATGCGGTTGGCATCAAAGGCTTTGCCGACAAGAAAGACGCTATCGCCAAGGTGATCAAGGCCATCAGCGGCGAAGAATTCGCGAAGGGTCTTGCCGAGAAAGGCGAGCCGGTTGCGTTCAAGGTAGCGGATTACGATAAGAGCAAAGTAAGCCCGTTAGCCGTGAAATATGCCGAATTGTCTTCGCAGCTGCAATTTACGCCTATCTATGATTCTTATTTGAGCCCTGCGCTGGTCAGCGTGCTGAATGCCGATCTGCAGGCACTCCTCATTAACGCGGTTACGCCTGAGGAGCTTGCCAAGAAGGTTCAAGCGGAGTACGAGAAAGCCAGCTAA
- a CDS encoding cache domain-containing sensor histidine kinase — protein MIKRRFFSLQHKFMIFSLLIVLIPLGFVSGFSYLQSTRIIEDKVSLSNLKTVQQIGESINFFFNDMNNSALNLWQNREFMNYFMLSYSQVAGSRNYLLSAQNTLNRFAVFHTNIYSIYVKGMNGLEFDSASSTNVITPELQKQMFDLRGEGQWIADEITQYNHTPLKVISYIKILKNIDKISTDLALIKINIDEQEISNIYKDKLLSGSSEFFIIDENKRIISSLDQSKIGTTMDSKYDDHRLYQQNSSYFKASLNGNPYIETYYNLSRPGWKLVNLVPMNELSSDTKLIRNVTIYAVLGSFILCSLMIILFSLKVLSPLNRIRRSMRAIEDENFNVNIPVKGNDEIALISRSFNRMSRRLDELINEVYAGQIKQKEAELKALQAQINPHFLYNTLDTIYWMARMEKAYESSKLVQALSKLFRLALNSGNEQTTVASEVEHLRSYILIQEKRFEDCILFDIDVELETLACRTVKLVLQPLVENAIHHGIEKKGKSGTVRITIKREDKELVYRITDDGVGVEEADITSLLQQVKDDNRGFGIKNVNDRIQLICGQEFGLAFHTSPGNGMTVIVRQPFTT, from the coding sequence ATGATTAAACGACGGTTCTTCAGCCTGCAGCATAAATTCATGATCTTCTCGCTCTTGATTGTCCTTATCCCCCTTGGTTTTGTAAGCGGATTCTCTTATCTCCAATCAACCAGAATCATAGAAGACAAAGTCAGCCTCTCCAACTTAAAAACCGTTCAGCAGATTGGGGAAAGCATTAACTTCTTCTTCAATGACATGAACAATTCGGCTCTGAATCTATGGCAGAACAGAGAGTTTATGAATTACTTCATGCTTTCTTACAGCCAGGTGGCGGGCTCCCGGAACTACCTGCTGTCTGCCCAGAACACGCTGAACCGTTTTGCCGTATTTCACACCAATATTTACTCGATTTATGTAAAAGGAATGAACGGACTCGAGTTCGATTCGGCCAGCAGCACCAACGTGATCACGCCGGAACTGCAGAAGCAGATGTTCGACCTCCGGGGCGAGGGACAATGGATCGCCGATGAGATTACGCAATACAACCATACGCCGCTAAAGGTTATCTCTTATATCAAAATCCTTAAAAATATTGATAAAATCTCTACCGATCTTGCTCTGATCAAAATCAATATCGATGAGCAGGAGATCTCCAATATTTACAAGGATAAGCTGCTCAGCGGCAGCAGTGAATTTTTTATTATCGATGAGAACAAGAGAATTATTTCGTCACTGGACCAATCCAAGATCGGCACAACGATGGACAGCAAATACGATGATCATAGGCTTTATCAGCAAAACAGCAGTTATTTCAAAGCATCCTTGAACGGCAATCCGTATATCGAAACCTATTACAATCTGTCGCGTCCAGGCTGGAAGCTGGTCAATCTGGTACCTATGAATGAGCTGTCAAGCGATACGAAGCTGATCCGGAACGTCACGATTTATGCTGTCTTAGGGAGCTTCATCCTCTGTTCGCTTATGATCATTCTGTTTTCGCTCAAGGTGCTCAGTCCTCTCAACCGGATCCGCAGATCCATGAGAGCCATTGAGGATGAGAACTTCAACGTGAACATTCCCGTAAAAGGCAACGACGAAATCGCGCTCATCAGCCGAAGCTTCAACCGGATGTCGAGGCGTCTCGATGAGCTGATCAACGAGGTGTATGCCGGACAAATCAAGCAGAAAGAAGCGGAGCTTAAGGCACTGCAGGCTCAGATTAATCCGCATTTTCTCTATAACACGCTGGATACGATCTACTGGATGGCCCGCATGGAGAAGGCTTATGAAAGCTCGAAGCTGGTGCAGGCCTTATCCAAGCTGTTCCGTCTCGCCCTGAATAGCGGCAATGAGCAGACAACGGTCGCTAGCGAAGTCGAGCATCTCAGATCCTATATTCTGATTCAGGAGAAGCGGTTCGAGGACTGTATCCTCTTCGACATTGACGTCGAACTCGAGACTTTGGCCTGTAGGACCGTCAAGCTGGTTCTTCAGCCGCTTGTCGAGAATGCGATCCATCATGGAATAGAGAAAAAAGGAAAGAGCGGCACTGTACGAATCACGATTAAACGCGAGGACAAGGAGCTTGTGTACCGGATTACCGATGACGGCGTTGGCGTAGAGGAAGCCGATATCACTTCGCTGCTTCAGCAGGTGAAGGACGACAACCGGGGATTCGGGATCAAGAACGTCAATGACCGAATTCAGCTTATTTGCGGTCAGGAATTTGGTCTTGCCTTCCATACTTCGCCCGGCAACGGAATGACCGTTATCGTCAGACAACCGTTTACAACTTAG
- a CDS encoding response regulator, with the protein MITLLIVDDEPNIRKGIRTSIDWEDYGIEVVGEAADGVEGLEKALKLKPHITVTDIRMPLMDGLELSRHLKNQLPDTRIVILSGYEDFSFAKEALAIGVQDYLLKPVGAEELVDLMLKLSEEIKLAEADKRNRQSLNMMINENYQTIKSDFINRILQGGVTDSSAIFDKAELLKIRLSGPEYSILAIDIDDFALMTEDLPENKRELIRFSVMNIAEEVLLSRTQGLVCYSQFDHLIGMMSGGGLRADFVDHVCEEIQQAVKTYLKLSISIGISRNCTDIAVLSTSYAEAFSALKAKIHKGKGSLIRYQESMMSTEMQNVLYPSEEEKVIIGCLKTLNSSELHSAIDQIFDRFAAGQTDAPVIRSICGRLLLMAVSGVEEMSVDVGSIIGTNFNPYREMERFDTLGDLRKWMNDVLHRLSELVQENKNQKFKGVIKTALRYMEENYNRAVSLADVAAIVYVTPNYLSRIFKEEIGVNFVEWLNRYRIEKAKLLLSEPGAKTYAVAEKVGYSDYKYFSQMFKRFADCSPKEYKELKS; encoded by the coding sequence ATGATTACGCTGCTGATTGTTGACGATGAGCCTAATATCCGCAAAGGCATCCGGACTTCGATTGATTGGGAGGATTACGGAATTGAGGTTGTTGGCGAAGCGGCCGACGGGGTTGAAGGCCTGGAGAAAGCACTTAAATTAAAGCCCCATATTACAGTCACCGATATCCGCATGCCGCTTATGGACGGTTTGGAATTGTCCCGGCATCTGAAGAACCAGCTTCCCGACACTCGTATTGTTATTCTTAGCGGATATGAAGATTTCAGCTTTGCCAAAGAGGCCTTAGCCATCGGCGTTCAGGATTATTTGCTTAAGCCGGTTGGAGCAGAAGAATTAGTCGACCTAATGCTCAAGCTGAGCGAGGAGATCAAGCTGGCCGAAGCGGATAAACGAAACAGGCAGTCCCTTAACATGATGATTAACGAAAACTATCAGACGATCAAGTCGGACTTTATCAATCGAATTCTGCAAGGAGGCGTTACGGACTCTTCCGCCATCTTCGACAAGGCGGAGCTACTCAAAATAAGGCTGTCTGGCCCGGAGTATTCCATCCTTGCGATCGATATCGATGACTTTGCCCTTATGACGGAAGACCTTCCGGAGAACAAACGCGAACTTATCCGCTTCTCGGTCATGAATATCGCTGAAGAGGTGCTGCTGTCACGAACTCAAGGGCTGGTCTGCTATAGCCAATTTGATCATCTTATTGGGATGATGAGCGGCGGCGGGTTGCGCGCCGATTTCGTTGATCATGTGTGCGAAGAGATTCAACAGGCCGTCAAGACCTATTTGAAGCTGTCTATCTCGATTGGAATCAGCCGGAATTGCACAGATATAGCCGTGCTGAGCACGTCTTATGCGGAAGCCTTCAGCGCCTTAAAGGCCAAAATCCATAAAGGCAAAGGCAGTCTCATCCGCTATCAGGAGTCCATGATGTCAACGGAGATGCAAAATGTCCTCTATCCTTCCGAAGAAGAAAAGGTCATTATCGGTTGTTTGAAGACGCTTAACTCATCTGAGCTCCACTCTGCAATAGATCAGATCTTCGACCGTTTTGCCGCAGGACAGACGGATGCGCCGGTTATTCGAAGCATATGCGGCAGACTGCTGCTCATGGCGGTGAGCGGCGTGGAAGAAATGAGTGTTGACGTAGGGAGCATCATTGGAACGAACTTCAATCCTTACCGTGAGATGGAGCGTTTCGACACATTAGGAGATCTGCGAAAATGGATGAACGACGTCCTGCATCGCCTATCGGAGCTTGTGCAGGAGAACAAAAATCAGAAGTTCAAAGGCGTAATCAAGACCGCGTTGCGTTATATGGAAGAGAACTACAATCGCGCGGTAAGTCTGGCCGACGTTGCTGCCATTGTTTATGTAACGCCAAATTATTTAAGTCGGATCTTCAAAGAGGAAATCGGCGTTAACTTCGTGGAATGGCTTAACCGTTATCGAATCGAGAAGGCCAAGCTCCTCCTATCCGAACCGGGTGCCAAGACGTATGCCGTGGCTGAGAAGGTCGGTTACAGCGACTATAAATACTTCTCGCAAATGTTTAAGAGATTTGCAGATTGCTCCCCTAAGGAATACAAGGAATTGAAGTCATAG
- a CDS encoding NAD(P)H-dependent oxidoreductase, producing the protein MNHLIVYAHPHEESFNHAILDTAVNALKEGGHEVTVRDLNKLGFNPVLSPVDTAALREGNPPADIKTEQAFLEAADFITFIYPIWWTGLPAIIKGYVDRTFSYGFAYQYNSEGGIDKLFTGKKGILINTYGTPGEIYESIGMNNSLKQTSGSGIFEFTGIEVVEQFLFGGVSSVTDEARKEMLAQVDKKFSSL; encoded by the coding sequence ATGAATCATCTAATCGTGTATGCCCATCCTCATGAGGAAAGCTTTAACCACGCTATTTTAGATACGGCAGTGAATGCATTAAAAGAAGGAGGCCATGAAGTTACTGTCCGCGACTTGAACAAGCTTGGTTTTAATCCGGTGCTTTCGCCCGTTGATACGGCTGCGCTCCGGGAAGGCAACCCGCCTGCGGATATTAAGACGGAGCAAGCCTTTTTGGAAGCGGCCGATTTCATCACCTTTATTTATCCGATTTGGTGGACGGGTCTTCCGGCTATTATCAAAGGCTATGTAGACCGCACCTTCTCTTACGGATTCGCTTATCAGTACAATAGCGAAGGCGGAATCGATAAGCTGTTTACGGGTAAAAAAGGCATCCTTATCAACACTTATGGTACCCCAGGCGAGATTTACGAATCCATTGGCATGAACAATTCCTTGAAGCAAACCTCCGGAAGCGGGATTTTCGAATTCACGGGCATTGAGGTTGTCGAGCAGTTCCTGTTTGGCGGCGTTTCGTCGGTTACCGACGAGGCTCGCAAAGAAATGCTGGCTCAAGTCGATAAAAAATTCAGCTCGCTGTAA
- a CDS encoding Rrf2 family transcriptional regulator, whose translation MISSRFTVAVHILALVHINNGNVTSEYIASSVNTNPAVIRRIMSMLSKAGLISSQPGVIGIKLQHPIADISLLDVYKAVELPEKKELFTLHQNTNEHCVVGKGIQQALSDPLRDAQQQMEQSLSRTTIEQIVKKILRQEHL comes from the coding sequence ATGATCAGCAGCCGTTTTACCGTAGCGGTTCATATCCTAGCGCTTGTTCATATCAATAACGGAAATGTTACTTCCGAATATATAGCTTCAAGCGTCAACACGAATCCCGCTGTTATCCGTAGAATTATGAGTATGTTAAGCAAAGCAGGTCTTATTTCTTCCCAGCCCGGAGTCATTGGCATTAAGCTCCAGCATCCGATTGCCGACATCTCTTTGCTTGATGTTTATAAGGCCGTCGAATTGCCCGAAAAAAAGGAGCTGTTTACGCTCCATCAAAATACAAACGAGCATTGCGTAGTTGGCAAAGGGATTCAACAAGCATTAAGCGATCCGCTGCGCGATGCCCAGCAGCAAATGGAGCAGTCCCTTTCCCGGACCACGATTGAGCAGATTGTCAAGAAAATTTTGCGTCAGGAACATTTGTAA
- a CDS encoding copper amine oxidase N-terminal domain-containing protein gives MRKKNLMLSSLLAATVLSAGSAPLAHGAESQPTASAASSVTFIINDVHYSDNTGKHSLLSAPYVSNGNTMVPVRAAAESLGSSISWNNKDRLITLSGKAFGTITFTLNSSYAVNAKGEKTKLPEQVRQAKGTVFVPARSLAALMGASLQWEPAAHTVTLTNQANTPASLDFNYQFTKDTEGWKGGFADMPTDYNKEIYELDYARNLIPVQNNTSNYGLKLSGHNRSDDLFMFLSKGIEGFKPNTSYNVNLKFAMYTEAGGGSIGIGGSPAESNFLKAGILPSEPLSVPTSSSGEEYYRMNVDIGSQGTGGKDVKVIGNAAKPDVDKEGYQRVDFDYNAKVTANAKGQIFILIGSDSGFEGLTALYFDDIKVSAKVAD, from the coding sequence ATGCGTAAAAAAAATCTCATGCTGTCCAGTCTTCTTGCCGCAACCGTGCTTTCGGCAGGCAGCGCCCCACTAGCACACGGAGCAGAAAGCCAACCAACCGCGTCCGCGGCTTCTTCCGTTACTTTTATAATTAACGATGTTCATTATAGCGATAATACGGGTAAGCATAGCCTGCTCTCCGCCCCTTATGTTAGCAACGGGAACACGATGGTTCCCGTTAGAGCCGCTGCCGAATCTCTCGGTTCATCGATAAGCTGGAATAACAAAGATCGATTGATTACCTTGTCGGGGAAAGCCTTCGGAACGATTACATTCACCTTGAACTCTTCTTATGCGGTAAATGCGAAAGGAGAGAAAACCAAGCTGCCCGAGCAGGTTCGCCAGGCAAAGGGAACGGTATTTGTTCCGGCGCGGTCGTTGGCAGCTCTTATGGGAGCCAGTCTGCAATGGGAGCCTGCAGCCCATACGGTTACTCTCACCAATCAGGCGAATACGCCGGCTAGTCTAGACTTCAATTATCAGTTTACGAAGGATACGGAAGGATGGAAGGGCGGCTTCGCCGATATGCCGACCGACTATAATAAAGAGATCTACGAGCTTGACTATGCACGTAACCTGATTCCGGTACAAAACAATACTTCTAACTACGGCTTGAAGCTGTCCGGGCATAATCGCAGCGATGATTTGTTTATGTTTCTTTCCAAAGGTATTGAAGGCTTCAAGCCAAATACTTCTTACAACGTTAATTTGAAATTTGCGATGTACACCGAAGCGGGAGGAGGATCGATTGGTATTGGCGGTTCGCCTGCCGAATCTAATTTCTTGAAGGCAGGCATCCTGCCGAGCGAACCGTTGTCTGTGCCAACCTCGTCTTCGGGTGAAGAATATTACAGAATGAACGTGGACATCGGCAGCCAAGGAACCGGCGGCAAGGATGTCAAGGTCATTGGCAATGCGGCTAAACCGGATGTGGACAAGGAAGGGTATCAGCGTGTTGATTTTGACTACAACGCCAAGGTAACGGCAAACGCCAAAGGCCAGATCTTTATTCTTATTGGCTCGGATTCGGGATTTGAAGGGTTGACTGCCCTTTACTTTGACGATATCAAGGTAAGCGCTAAGGTCGCAGACTAA
- a CDS encoding SDR family oxidoreductase has protein sequence MKIVVIGGSGLIGKKVVSNLRDQGHEVVAASPSLGVNTITGEGLEEALSGAQVVVDVSNAPSWEDQAVMDFFDKSTRNLLAAEANAGVSHHVALSVVGTERLLQSGYFRAKKNQEELIENANIPYTIVRATQFFEFVGGIADVATEGESVRLPSALMQPIFSKDVANAVADFTLKPPANGIVDVAGPDQIPMDEFIRRYFSVTQDKRQVITDAKALYYGSVEVNDQSLVPNGDRPVTITKAHFQDYLSSLKN, from the coding sequence ATGAAGATTGTAGTGATTGGCGGCAGTGGATTGATCGGGAAAAAAGTTGTAAGCAACCTTCGTGATCAAGGTCATGAGGTCGTTGCGGCGTCACCATCCTTAGGTGTCAATACGATCACGGGCGAAGGACTCGAGGAAGCGCTTAGCGGTGCGCAAGTTGTTGTTGACGTATCAAATGCGCCGTCGTGGGAGGATCAGGCGGTTATGGATTTCTTTGATAAGTCGACTCGGAATCTCCTTGCCGCCGAAGCAAATGCCGGCGTAAGCCATCATGTTGCTTTGTCGGTCGTTGGAACCGAACGCCTTCTTCAGAGCGGATATTTCCGTGCTAAAAAGAATCAAGAAGAGCTGATCGAGAATGCCAACATTCCTTATACGATAGTCCGCGCAACGCAGTTCTTCGAGTTTGTCGGCGGCATTGCCGATGTGGCTACTGAAGGGGAGAGCGTTCGTTTGCCTTCCGCCCTTATGCAGCCTATTTTCTCTAAAGACGTTGCGAACGCGGTAGCTGATTTTACTCTTAAGCCACCGGCTAACGGCATTGTTGACGTTGCTGGTCCGGACCAGATTCCGATGGACGAATTCATTCGACGATACTTTAGCGTAACACAGGATAAACGCCAGGTGATCACGGACGCTAAGGCGCTTTATTACGGTTCGGTCGAGGTGAATGATCAATCTCTCGTTCCGAATGGCGATAGACCCGTAACCATTACGAAGGCGCATTTCCAAGATTATCTCAGCAGTTTGAAAAATTAG
- a CDS encoding spore germination protein — protein MLPNLLHDLKESTKSSDLLQSSIIINNNRIHFTYFSTLINQEKFHHDVLSFIQFSSKSDLGRLQDLQAMIPLEGMKITGDLNEVLKNVVRGSIFLQLDPHLHEGLIIDISDQKSGHRDHNDTENEFSVIGPKVGFVESLEINLTLLRRGLVTEKLTFEELSIGTMSQTTIVIAYLDGITNPEYINTARQRISDLEFDVVFESSLLEQLITDNSNSPFPLFLSSERLDRIMYSLLNGEVAILCDGSPFVLTGPTSLFSFFVSPEDYYLPWILGSCFRLIRYFGVAFSILASSFYVAILTFHYIVIPRELLGPIIESRSNVPFPPVLEVLFLEMTIELLREAGSRLPSKVSQTLGIVGGIILGQAAVAAGLTSNILLIIVSLSALASFTTPIFKISNTIRFLRFPLILLASLWGGFGIMIGLMFILGHLLRLKSLGAPYIVPIFPFRNNSFSDSFIRSSFTHLNNRFFTTRPLSTRRYNVKKNKDIGDDYNNE, from the coding sequence ATGCTTCCCAATTTACTTCATGATTTGAAAGAAAGCACGAAGTCGTCAGATCTGCTGCAATCGAGCATCATCATTAATAATAACCGCATCCATTTTACTTATTTCAGCACGCTTATCAATCAAGAAAAATTTCACCATGATGTACTTTCCTTCATTCAATTTTCTTCAAAAAGCGATTTGGGCCGTCTGCAAGATCTTCAAGCGATGATTCCTCTTGAAGGGATGAAAATTACGGGAGATTTGAACGAGGTTTTGAAAAACGTGGTACGCGGTTCAATCTTTCTTCAATTGGATCCCCATTTACACGAAGGTCTAATCATTGATATTTCGGATCAAAAATCGGGGCATCGCGATCACAATGATACTGAGAATGAGTTTAGCGTCATTGGTCCAAAGGTCGGATTTGTCGAAAGCTTGGAAATCAACTTGACATTACTTCGAAGGGGACTCGTTACCGAGAAGCTAACCTTTGAGGAACTATCCATCGGAACGATGTCACAAACGACAATCGTCATTGCTTATTTAGACGGCATTACGAATCCGGAGTATATAAACACTGCCAGGCAAAGGATCTCGGATCTGGAATTCGACGTCGTGTTCGAAAGTTCTCTTTTGGAACAACTCATCACTGACAACTCCAATTCTCCGTTTCCGTTATTTTTGTCCAGTGAGCGCCTGGATAGAATCATGTACTCTCTGTTGAACGGGGAAGTAGCCATTCTTTGCGATGGCTCCCCATTTGTACTCACGGGACCCACAAGCCTTTTTAGCTTTTTCGTTTCTCCCGAAGACTACTATTTACCTTGGATTCTGGGATCGTGCTTTCGTCTTATTCGTTATTTTGGAGTTGCGTTTTCGATTCTTGCTTCCTCCTTTTACGTAGCTATTCTTACGTTTCACTACATCGTCATTCCCCGGGAGCTTTTAGGACCAATTATCGAATCGAGATCAAACGTGCCTTTCCCGCCCGTGTTGGAAGTGCTTTTCTTAGAAATGACCATTGAGTTGCTTCGTGAAGCCGGGTCAAGACTTCCTTCAAAGGTCAGCCAAACCTTGGGTATAGTTGGAGGCATTATACTTGGACAAGCTGCGGTGGCGGCCGGTTTAACCAGTAATATTTTGCTTATCATCGTATCGCTTTCGGCATTGGCTTCCTTTACCACGCCCATCTTCAAAATCTCGAACACGATTCGGTTTTTGCGTTTTCCGCTCATCCTTTTAGCATCATTATGGGGCGGATTCGGCATCATGATCGGGTTGATGTTTATATTAGGCCATTTATTACGTTTAAAATCGCTAGGCGCACCTTATATCGTGCCGATTTTCCCTTTTCGAAACAATAGCTTCAGCGATAGCTTTATCCGCTCTTCTTTTACCCATTTGAATAATCGATTTTTTACGACTCGTCCGCTATCAACGAGAAGATATAACGTGAAAAAAAATAAGGATATTGGCGACGACTACAATAACGAATGA
- a CDS encoding Ger(x)C family spore germination protein, with protein sequence MGEIEIMRRHAVVLICCCILLSGCAQERVVDQINILQYMGVDVEEEKFKLNVSYPEYIKASGGQSLVTTESNVVYGVFTALTGKSSQPVEMGQMRTLVLNEKFAKKYISELADIINRQFTKSTKASIVLTDQSTKTIITEASQKPPFFLSELIDQNMDHGNTPNTNYHTFINQYYGEGQDIYFPVINMYKGVFQMDGVAVFKGDDLKLRLNVNEGLYLKLLKDKKRTGEYDFIAGTSSMYSFVILNGKSKIDVNEDGKTTVSLKLSIQLREIPEQMNIQNQDDLDEIKKQIEEKLSSEIKSMLIRLQQNKVDPIGFGEKYRRQHPIFKEDEYYAKIYPHLSFEVKTSVNILHAGVGQ encoded by the coding sequence ATGGGAGAAATTGAAATCATGAGAAGGCATGCGGTAGTCCTAATCTGCTGTTGCATCTTGTTGTCGGGCTGCGCCCAAGAACGGGTCGTAGACCAAATCAATATTCTCCAGTACATGGGCGTAGACGTGGAAGAAGAGAAGTTTAAACTAAACGTTTCGTATCCGGAATATATCAAAGCTTCAGGGGGGCAATCCCTTGTAACTACGGAGTCTAATGTGGTCTATGGGGTTTTCACGGCCCTGACAGGCAAATCTTCTCAACCCGTTGAAATGGGACAAATGCGTACATTAGTCCTTAACGAAAAGTTTGCTAAGAAATACATATCCGAACTTGCCGATATTATCAATCGACAATTCACGAAAAGCACCAAAGCTTCTATTGTGTTAACGGACCAAAGCACAAAAACGATTATTACCGAAGCCTCCCAAAAACCTCCCTTCTTCTTGTCCGAGCTGATCGATCAAAACATGGATCACGGAAATACGCCAAATACGAATTATCATACTTTCATTAATCAATATTATGGAGAGGGCCAAGACATTTACTTCCCGGTTATCAATATGTATAAAGGCGTGTTTCAAATGGATGGCGTAGCCGTCTTTAAAGGAGACGATTTAAAACTTAGGTTAAATGTCAACGAAGGTTTGTATCTAAAACTGCTTAAAGATAAAAAACGGACAGGCGAATACGATTTTATTGCCGGCACAAGTTCCATGTACTCCTTTGTTATTTTGAACGGCAAGTCCAAAATTGACGTTAACGAAGACGGCAAAACAACGGTATCCCTTAAATTATCTATCCAACTTAGAGAAATCCCGGAACAAATGAACATACAGAACCAGGACGATTTAGATGAAATCAAGAAGCAAATTGAAGAGAAGTTATCCTCGGAAATTAAGTCGATGTTGATCCGTCTACAGCAAAACAAGGTCGATCCGATCGGCTTTGGAGAGAAATACAGGAGGCAGCATCCAATATTCAAAGAGGATGAGTATTACGCAAAAATCTACCCTCATCTATCTTTTGAAGTCAAGACGAGCGTTAATATATTACACGCGGGGGTTGGGCAATAA